AGACGTTCTGTGAAACTAAAATCAGGCCCTCCCTTTCGCTCCGGTTATGTCGAGTACTCACACGCCATGCACAATCATCACGCTCACAAGtgtggcacgcacacacacacacagagagaaggagcttttctctttttgtttcatgCATCAGGTTCACCTGTGCTTGTCAGTGAGTAGTTCCTAGCCAACATTTACATCAGGGCTAATATTACTTAATTCTCCTCTCTTGACTAATCCCTTACTCCTCCTGTCTTCCTCAGACATAAATGAGTTGCCTTGTCTCCCTGTCTGAACGGTGGGACGGCGTGTGAACGAGGTGAACCAGTTCTCCTGCACGTACCAAAGCTGGCCGGAGCCACCTGCCAGAGCCCTGTGCCAACATGTAGGTAGAGATGCTTAAGCAAAAGGCCCAAAGAGTTTGGTAtatgccaatataccatggctaaggctGTCCTTATGCACGACTGAAGTGCCTGGACTCAGCCCTTagcccgtggtatattggccatatacaacaaaACCCTTGAGTGCCTTATTTATATTATAAACTGGAACCAGACTTACAGTCCTATATATCTCATGCTATGGCTAACTAAGTAACAACAACACACAAGGCCAGACACCGAGGGAGAACCCATGTCCACTCCCTCTCGCTGGTTCTGGCTGCTGGCTATCATACACACTAAGGCTCCAGGCAGAGCCAGCGAATCAATATGGCCCAGTTAGgttttgtttttctctgttttgttttctctctgtctgttgttttcATTTCTCCCCCCTGTGTACAGTACACTGCTGTATGTGAAACCACACACAGACTAATGGGGATTTAGATGGACTTTGACCAGACTAAACACTGCTTGCACTGTGTGGGAGCCTTCTATAAGTCTATCATCCCACTCACACACAGCCCACTGATAGAGGGCTTGCACGGTGCAAGGATGTGAACACTGAGGTCAGGAAATGTGGAAACTACATGTTGCATGAATGTTTTAATATTTAAAAAGTTTAATGTAGCCTAACTTAAGTTGCAAGTCAGTCGAGACCATCCGCCTGTCTGCCTCCAGACAACATTTTGAGTGTCCTCATCTCCGTGTCCAATACATTTGTGCTCAGTCTTGACTCATTCTTGATAGTGACAACTGGTAATTTCTTCTGGAGACCAGCCGAGACCAGCGCAGTAAAAACTCTTAATTATTCATCTTCCATTCAGTCAGCACATAAAACCGTTTGCcagccaaatatatacactcctttgtTGAAACATTAATACCTGCAGTCCTTTATGATCTAGTATAGACATGTTTGCGAGTGGCGTAaacctattggacctaggccttcagtgtgtgacagtgttAGCTAAGTGGCGAaacctattggacctaggccttcagtgtgtgacaggttagtacaggggCGAACCTATTGACCtaaggccttcagtgtgtgacaggttagtacagaggcgaacctattggacctaggccttcagtgtgtgacaggttagtacagtggcgaacctattggacctaggccttcagtgtgtgacaggttcgtgatgctgaaaggacagcaaccgtcATACCAGCGGACTCATTTAGGActgcactttttttttaaacaaagggcCACGGCGTagtggaggctatatgcaggtaTACACCGTAAACCCACTTTGTTATGGGAATtgtgtatactcacttcttaatccccagtgatgcatatcaaagtagtgtagtggagatATATGACTTATCAATTACGTATAACAATAAAGAAACCATGcataaagtagcctacacaatcgcaaagtACGTgacatacagctctggaaaacaTTGAGAtcactgcaaaattatcagtttctttggttttactatttataggtatgtgtttgggtaaaattatcatttcttttattttttatttaaactactgtcaacatttctcccaaattccaaataaaaatattataatttagagcatttatttgcagaaaatgacaactggtcaaaataacaaaaaagatgcagtgttgtcagacctggagtaatgcaaagaaaataagttcatattcatttttaaacaacacaatactaatgttttaacttagacaaagttcagaaatcaatatttggtggaataaccctgattttcaatcacccaaacacatacctataaatagtaaaaccagagaaactgatcattttgcagtggtctcttaatttctTCCAGAGCTGTATATTCACATGCGCCGCACACATAGCCTAGTTTCAACGGAATgtcatctgcaggcagcaagagcGCACAGCTCTCAACTGTTTTTTTGGcatagagcagctcacagaaaaATGACATTGGTAGCCTGTAGGGTAGGTTGGAAATACTTTTCAATGTATGATATcgaccagtaaatgctaactatggcaacaatgggtatgcaaacaaGGTATTGACAAGGGTTTGATCCAAAGTCAGTAGGCTATTGTGATGAGCGATTCAGTCATCATACCTTGTTTGCATCAGTGGCGTAGGCATTGGTGGGCCTGGGTGGACACAGgcctacccactggggagccaggcccacccaatcagattgagcaaaaaCAGAAAAAGAATACATGattatgacaaaaatatatattatttatattgtcaGACCTCCAAAAGGGTCTCCTGATGTgctttaagcattgttgtggacttagaacgtcacatttttgttgtttttctatttttaaaaAAGGTGTGATTTAGAGAATGCAAATCTAAAAAACATAGAAGAACATAAGATTTTTCCTTCGCTTGGCAGGCCATTTGAGATTTATTTTGCAAAATGTGAGTATACCTACCTCTCCAGGCACAACTACACCAcggcatagggccgatggaaagacagcagtcacacacagcatgatgttaaagaatAAGCAGTCCAATCACTCTGACATAGTAAGCCAGTGGGTTCCAATCATAAGAATACTAAAACACGACCATTAGGCTAAGCATTTCTTaatcgaaatgtacaactattaatttccattgcaaaaaatatttaacgtttagcacacaaagtaaccggtgacctaaagtttaaatgcaacaatgtttcacacataagttattttcaaagagatggctaacaacagcaagggagctgaaataaaataaacagttcCACTCAAAAGATGAGGATAAATTTGGACTTATTCAagaagttattcttgaaaagggagaagctaacaaattagtaacatcctcttctataacacctgctgcagccgctacaaactagcctacaacaaaagatagctagctacaccaTAGGAAAACTACTGCTTGCTATTGCGCAGTGACCTGTCAGCCTTTCAGAAAGCAGATGTTTCcatcttttttttgtaaaaaactgTCCACCCAttacaagtcaaaatgtgattggttgattccactgtcactccaaaatgttgccCTGATTCAGTTGAATGGCAGAGGCCTTCTATGTATCTATTTTRtatttcacctttatttaaccaggtaggctagttgagaacaagttctcatttacaactgcgacctggccaagataaagcaaagcagttcgacacatacaacaacacggagttacactaggaataaacaaacatacagtcaataatacagtggaaaaaattatatatacattgtgtgcaaatgaggtaagataagggaggtaaggcaataaataggccatggtggcgaagtaattacaatatagcaattaaacactggaatggtagggtgtAGGGTGTGGCAGAagaatgaatgtgcaagtagagatactggggtgcaaaggagcaagataaatacagtatggggtgggctatttacagatgggctatgtacaggtgcagtgatctgtgagctgtctctgacagctggtgcttaaagttaagtgagggagatatgagtctccagcttcagtgatttttgcagtttgttccagtcattgcagcagagaactggaaggaaaggcggccaaaggaggaattggctttggggtgaccaatgaaatatactgctggagcgcgtgctatgggtgggtgctctatggtgaccagtgacgaGATAGGtggtgctttacctagcaaagacttgtagatgacctggagccagtggtttggcaacgagtatgaagcgagggccagccaacgagagcgtacagctacagtggtgggtagtattgggctttggtgacaaaaggatggcactgtgatagactgcatccaatttgttgagtagagtgttggaggctatctagcttctgatgcctagcaatggctgacttagctagctagatttatctcccaGAGACCAGcaaaagaaaaatcctgattggattttttttctctccagtgtTAACCGTTTCCTTTCCAACAAAACTGAAGTGATTAAATAAGAacttaattgaaataataatataattaattataGTTCTTTTATAtaatccttagcccttctctgaaggtGTAGAAGGCCCTCATATTCAAACACTGTGTTGGGTTATTCACAAattgtagagtggctctattaTCCTCCAGCCTGCCTTTTTCACACCATTCTGAATGTataaagaatccatatgttcttctgaaatataaaacagaaatactggacattttgaactgcTATTATGGTGGCAatttgacataattaaatcatggtcttgaattaaTTTGTAATCTTTGTTCACATGGTATCCATAGTGTTTTATAAAGAAATAAGCTGCACTGTACTGATTTGAAGATGGAGATGTTTAGATGCCCTCAGACTGCAGTCAAACCTCCATATCAATGAGAATCATCCTTAGTATCACTcttctcctcattcctctctttctttttcccctctttctttttctcccagTCTTTGTCACCATGACGAACACCTCGTCTGCCACCTCCTCTGCGGCTGCTGCATCTCTCCCCCGGCTGTGACTGTTGGTCCGTTTGTCCGTCCGTCTCGCTGTACGCAGGTCCAGGGACCACCCACTGCACCTGTGACCCGGATACACCATCTCTGGGCGTGACAGCCACCATTGCACAGGTACACCACATCAGCTACCATTGCTATGGTAACATAAAAAGACACACAGTCTGACCACATAATGTTATATACTGTAACTGACATCAATGGCaattgattatgtgtgtgtgtgtgtgtgtgtgtgtgtgtggtgtgtgtNNNNNNNNNNNNNNNNNNNNNNNNNAAAAAGAGAGCTACTggcttatttacagatgggctatgtatcggtgcagtgatctgtgagctctctgacagctggtgcttaaagttagtgagggagtatgagtctccagcttcagtgatttttgcagtttgtttccagtcattgcagcagagaactggaaggaaaggcggccaaaggaggaattggctttgggggtgaccaatgaaatatactgctggagcgcgtgctatgggtgggtgctgctatggtgacagtgaCTGAGATAGGtggtgctttacctagcaaagacttgtagatgacctggagccagtggtttggcaacgagtatgaagcgagggccagccaacgagagcgtacaggctacagtggtgggtagtatatggggctttggtgacaaaacggatggcactgtgatagactgcatccaattgttgagtagagtgttggaggctatctagcttctgatgcctagcaatggctgacttagctagctagattttatctccccagagaccagcaaagaaaATCCTGATtgaatctttttttctctccagtgtTAACCgtttcctttccaacaaaaactgaagTGATTAAATAAGAacttaattgaaataataatataattaattataGTTCTTTTATAtaatccttagcccttctctgaaggtGTAGAAGGCCCTCATTATTCAACACGTGTTTGGGTTATTCACAAattgtagagtggctctattaTCCCTCAGCCTGCTTTTTTCACCATTCTGAATGTataaagaatccatatgttcttctgaaatataaacacagaaatactggacattttgaactgcTTTATGGTGGCAATTTGACATAATtaacaatcatggtcttgaatttaATTTGTAACTCTTTGTTCACATGGTATCCATAGTGTTTTATAAGAAATAAGCTGCACTGTACTGATTTGAAGATGAGATGTTTAGATGCCCTCAGACTGCAGTCAGAAACCTCCATATCAATGAGAATCATCCTTAGTTTCACTcttctcctcattcctctctttctttttctccctctttcttttttctccagTCTTTGTCACCATGACGAACACCTCGTCTGCCACCTCCTCTGCGGCTGCTGCCATCTCTCCCCGGCTGTGACTGTTGGTCCGTTTTCCGTCCGTCTCGCTGTACGCAGGTCCAGGGCACCACCCACTGCACCTGTGACCCGGATACACCATCTCTGGGCGTGACAGCACCACTTGCACAGGTACACCAACATCAGCTACCATTGCTATGGTAACATAAAAAGACACACAGTCTGACCACATAATGTTATATACTGTAACTGACATCATGGcaatgatatgtgtgtgtgttgtgtgtgtgtgtgtgtgtgtgtgtgtgtgtgtgtgtgtgtgtgtgtgtgtgtgtgtgtgtggtgtgtgtgtgtgtgtgtgtgtgtgtgtgtgtgtggtgtgtgtgtgtgtgtgtgtgtgtgttgtgtggtgtgtgtgtttcagacatTGATGATTGTGAGTTGTTCCACAATGGTCAGGCTGGCCGGCTGTGTTTACATGCCTGTGTTAACACCCCTGGAGGCTACCGCTGTACCTGTCCCGCTGGATACAATGTCACCCGCGACGGACGCAACTGCAAAGGTGAAAGgagaccacccacacacacactgtaccaaaGTCTCAAATGctgaacacacacgcacgcacacacacacacacacacacacacacaccatcaaatcCTCTGGCTCAAAACATGCCAGTTATGCCAGATGAATACTAAACATTTGAATAGTCTACCACAAAGAGAAAGAAGATAACTTGGCTGAAGGATAATGAATGTTTCCTATTATTTCCTATCCGTTGTATCTGTAATTCCATGCAATTCTGTTATCCACTGGCTGAATAATTAAACAACCCATACATCTGGTctgaataaatgtttgtttttgtaggCAATTACAATAAATCAGTtatttctctgtctcgctctctctattttctctctgtctttttttatCTGTCCCTCCCTCACTTTTACACAcattattctccctctctctccctggcctgtAGACATAGATGAGTGTGCCACCAGACTGAATAACTGCACCCGGGACCAGATGTGTATAAACACCTACGGAGGGTTCCAATGTGTACGTGTGGACTGCCCCCGCATACGAAACGCCACCTACAGCAAAACCTCACCCCTGTGAGTACCTTCTCTTATAGTTAATCAAGAATATATTTGATAACATGTAACTCTTTATCACTCTCTTGCAATAATACACCTCTCAATGCCTATATAATTTTCTCTTTCCCTGTTCCCCAGGCGTTGTGAGCGTAACCCCTGCTCTGTGGACAACAGGGTGTGCTCTCAGGCCCCTAACTCCATCTCCCACCACTACCTGTCTGTTGTATCCAACCTGTCAGCACCACGCACCATGTTCCGTGTGTCGGCCCTCCGCCTCATGGGGGACACGTTGCGTTTCTCCCTGCTGGGCCGCGGGCAGGCCAGACGCCACTTTACAGTGCAGCGGTCGGACCGCCAGACAGGCCAGCTGGTGCTGGGGAGCCCGGTGCAAGGCCCTGCTACACTGGAGGCAGAGGTGGAGATGACCGAGCTGGAGAAAGGGGTCCAGATGGGGCGGTATCTCACCAAGATCACCATGTTCATCTCCCAGTACGAgttctagagagggagagaggaagggagggatgtaGAGGGgggaatgaagagagggaggagggagtactGTGGTAAGAGTTTTGGAGTGGGGCAGTGGCTAGGGCTGGGGGGCTGGGAGAGGTGAGGCACTAAGTCCTAAGGAACAAAGAAGGACTAAAATGGGAGGAAGTTTAGTCGAGACATACAGGTATGGCAGGAACGGATGCATTTGGTAGAGTTGTATCAATTTTAATGACAGAAAGGGAATGGTTCAGGTAAGGTTTAGGGGGGTGAGAAATTAGGGATGGGGACACGGGGTCAGAGACATGAAAATGAGAAAATGGCCACTTGTGGTGAATATTGAATGTTTCCTCACTGAagctgagagagtgagagagagctgggCATGTAAATACAAGCAGAAGTCCTTAACTGGTTTTATTGTTTTACATCCAACATATGACAAAGTAACAATCAATATCTGTAAGATGAGAAGACATGAAGCTACACATTGACAATCCTATATTTCCTGGTCTTGTGTTAAACTTGTtttgatatatttattttgaaGGTGTTGTAAACCCCTGTTTGTGATCTGCTTTTTATTTATCTGAGAAAGCACTATTAAACATGTAATCAAAACAATACTGTATGATTTCTAGGGTTTAATTATTTACTTTTCATATACACTTATGTCTCTGCACAGGACTGTATAAGGGGCTTGCCTTGAACTGTGACCTGTAGATGATCTGTCCGTCATAGAGGCTGAAACAGGAGTATGATGTACAGTACGAGTAGTGCAGATCTGGGGAAGACATCAGGCATGGCAGTACAGAGCTACACtgtccagcagacagacagccaaaGTCACTCTGCTCAAAGAGCTCCTAGATCCTTACAGTATATGCATGAGCTAAACCAGCAAACACAGTGTATATTGTTACTTAATGAGATATGACAAATTGAAATGCTCTTTTCCACCTTTTTagcactgggtgtgtgtgtgtgtgtgtgtgtgtgtgtgtgttgtggtgtgtggtgtgtgtgtgtgtgtgtgtgtgtgtgtgtgtgtgtgtgtgtgtgtgtgcgtgcgtgcgttgcggcggtgcgtgcgtgcgtgcgtgcgtgcgtgcgtgcgtgcgtgcgtgcgtgcgtgcgtgcgtgcgtgcgtgcgtgtgtgaggagATGTACTGTAGATTTGGCTGGTGTTGTTGTGGCGTGGGTTGTAGAGGATGCTGATGAAATGTTTCACCCCTGTGCCAGGCTGCCCACAAACCTTCCCCACTCTCTGCACTCTATCATCTGGACGGACGTGAAAACCCTGgttaacaccacaccacacataggGCCAATGccacggacacacacaaacaagatccctgTGAGTAGTGGTGTGAGAACGCATACACACAAATTCTTACACAATAAATGACCAGTAGTGTATAAGATATCCCACATCACAGCTCCCTCAACATAGAGCACCCTGCAATGACCACAGCACAGTGAGTGTACTCTATATAGGCACTGATGTAAGTGTAGAGTGTGAGGGGTTAACCAGTCCAATGCAGCCACGCAGAGCTAGGCAGTgtgtatcaaggcacaaggtgagacccagatgcagacacaggaggcagattgtTGGAGTCTTATAATGTGTttaatccaaaaaggggtaggcaagagaatggtcgtatATAcggaaaaggtcaaaaccagttcggagtccaataggtaccgaagggcacgcagattcaaggtcaggacaggcaggtgggaaagtagtccagagtcaggcagtggtcaaaacAGGGAAGACaagcaaaaagagaatagaaaaggagtaccgtgaaaaacacactggttgacttgactaaacatacaagacaaactggcacagagagacaggaaacacaaggataaatacactgggggaaataagcgacacctggagggggtggagacaatcacagggacaggttaaacagatcagggcgtgacagtgtgccTCAGACAAACAGGCACTAACACACTGAACCCAGCCCCACCTCGGAGTCACCATGTTGGGCTGAGAGAGACGAGTAGGGACTCCCCTGACCTGGCTGAGACCCACTAGGGGACCACAGGGGGGATGAGGATCCCAAAATGAGATTGCACACAGAGGGACAGGGGGAAAtgataaagagagatagaggaagagaaaatGATGGCTGAATAGAGTGGTATCAATAGCAGGCAATTCACAGCGGTCAGTCAGTCATCGGCTAAGGGCTGCTGTGAATTAAGAGACTCTATTTCTGCTCTGAAAGAGACCCCTCACTGTTCTtcactctgtctgtatctctctccctttctgtcttgaTGAAAGGaagggacagaaagagaaaggaagtaAGGAGATGTATAGTTGAATGGCAGCCTGTCCCAATGTTGTCTGTCCCCGGGGGAGGAACAAAGCTGATGTGGTGATTAGTCCGTCCCTATATCCTCTCTGACCCCctccacacctctcctctcctcaccccctcctaACCCTCCTGTCTCTGCCCACCCAGGACTACCTGTatctcacacacaccctcctcctgTCCTGAATTCAAACCCTACACCTTgaccccactcctctcctcttttcaatCTGTCCCAgaccccacacatacacattaaaggtccaatgcaactgttttttttatatcaatatcaaatattttctgggtaacacataagtaccttactgtactTAGATATAGATTTCCATTCAAATGGGCAAAAATTctaaactatttctcaagcaagaatttaattggtttattaaccaattt
This portion of the Salvelinus sp. IW2-2015 linkage group LG15, ASM291031v2, whole genome shotgun sequence genome encodes:
- the LOC111974790 gene encoding LOW QUALITY PROTEIN: fibulin-7 (The sequence of the model RefSeq protein was modified relative to this genomic sequence to represent the inferred CDS: inserted 2 bases in 2 codons; deleted 2 bases in 1 codon), with product MIWTHAVIVFLWLCPIHAAFGQDCPSRQDMQXSLKQVTKLLSTHEAAYLQIFVTMTNTSSATSSAAAASLPAVTVGPFVRPSRCTQVQGTTHCTCXPGYTISGRDSTTCTDIDDCELFHNGQAGRLCLHACVNTPGGYRCTCPAGYNVTRDGRNCKDIDECATRLNNCTRDQMCINTYGGFQCVRVDCPRIRNATYSKTSPLRCERNPCSVDNRVCSQAPNSISHHYLSVVSNLSAPRTMFRVSALRLMGDTLRFSLLGRGQARRHFTVQRSDRQTGQLVLGSPVQGPATLEAEVEMTELEKGVQMGRYLTKITMFISQYEF